Genomic segment of Myxococcus xanthus:
GCGATGGCGAAGGCCGAGTAGGTGGGCGCCGGCGTCTGTAAGAGCTCACACCGCGTATGGGTTTGGCTCACCTGCGTCCGTTGTCCCGGGCACAGCGTGAGCTCGCCGCGGGCGTGGGTCACGTCGAGCACGAATCTCGCCTGGCTCGCGGGGGAGTCGTCGCACAACCCGAAACGATCACACTGCTCGACCCAGCCCAGCAGGTACGAGAACACCGTGTTGTCGCGAGCTTGCGTCCGGGTGAAGCCTACCGGTGTGAAGTCGTAGGTTTGCTCCGGGACGAGGAATCGGCCTTCGAGAATGATTTGTCCCGCATAAAGCGAGGGGCCACAGATGCGGAGCGAGCCGCCATCCTGCTCGGCATCGACGGGCGCTGCCCCGTTCCAGCGGAGGTCGCTGATTCCCGTGGGGGCATGCAGGGTGACGCAATCCCCGCCCGGGGGCGCGACGTTGAGATTGAGCTTGGAGTGCGCCTCGCGCGTGCCGAGGTTGAAGGCGTAGTGGTACTCCTGAACGTCCGTTGGAATGTCGCCAGGCAGGACGATGCTGCCCCCTGAATCCTGGATCGGGACGAGGGCGTTCCTATCGCTATCGCAGCCCACCACATTCATGAAGAGCGGGGCTACCACCAGGGTGACACGCAATCCGCGAGTCATGCAGGAAGGGAAGAGCGTCTGAGGCACAGGTGTACTCCAGGAAATGCGCCGGGTGGCGTGCGCCACGCCGGCGCGGAACGCATGCATGCAACCGTCTCGCCGTCAGGCGGCGCTGACGGCGGACAGCATGCGATGAGAAGGGAATGGGTCAGAGTCCGTCGACGTCGAGCGCTTCGCGAACCGTCAACCGGAAGTAGTCATTGGCCCACTCATTCTGGAAACGGACGGAGCCGGTCATCAGCCCCTCCACGTCCAGAACGTTCTCCATCTTGACCTTGCTCTGGGGCTTGACGTTCCAGACCTTGCCCGTGTAGCGGAAGACAGACACCTGGGTCAGATCGACCTTGCGGCCGTCGACCCGGAGCAGGGTGTCGCCCACCTTGAGCGTGTTGGCGCGGACCATGACGCCATCGCCGTTCACCATGGGGTGTTCGGACGTTACCTCCACCTTGTGGCCATCCGCCGTCTGGAGGACGAAGATGTCTTCCACGGTGTCGCCCGCCACATAGGATTGGATGGGCTGCTCGGCGAACTCCGGCCGCAATAGGGTTGCATTCTGGGTGAGGGCCGTAACGGACGTGACGCCCCCTTGGGGTGCATCCTCAATGGGCCAATACCTATCGTCGAACCGAAGCTCTTCGCGGGCGGTATAGCATCCCACCACGCAGGTTCCGAGGAGCGCTGGCGTGAAGGTGAGGCAAGGCGCCGACTCGGTGAGAGGGACGCGGAAGGTACATGCAGTCCCGGTCGGGTGATTGGGGTACATGTGGCAACCATTGGCAAAGATGACGTAGTCGCCAAATGAGTTGTAGCCCGCTTCACGCCGGGTATCGATATAGCCGCACTTTCGCGCCCAGGCGTTGCGGCCCTGGGCGTCGACTGGATTGATGATCTGGTCGTCGTTGAAGCATCGGGTCTCGACTTGCGCGAGAGCGGACGAAGACGCTGATAGGAGAGCGACGAACACCAGATGCGCGAATTTGATTCTCACGTGAGCATCACCCCTTTGTTTAGGTGCCGAAG
This window contains:
- a CDS encoding Hint domain-containing protein — its product is MRIKFAHLVFVALLSASSSALAQVETRCFNDDQIINPVDAQGRNAWARKCGYIDTRREAGYNSFGDYVIFANGCHMYPNHPTGTACTFRVPLTESAPCLTFTPALLGTCVVGCYTAREELRFDDRYWPIEDAPQGGVTSVTALTQNATLLRPEFAEQPIQSYVAGDTVEDIFVLQTADGHKVEVTSEHPMVNGDGVMVRANTLKVGDTLLRVDGRKVDLTQVSVFRYTGKVWNVKPQSKVKMENVLDVEGLMTGSVRFQNEWANDYFRLTVREALDVDGL